Proteins found in one Oryza glaberrima chromosome 4, OglaRS2, whole genome shotgun sequence genomic segment:
- the LOC127769458 gene encoding small RNA-binding protein 11, chloroplastic isoform X1 — protein MAMAALREASRRLVSRRESPAAYARPFLLTHSRGITYRLFIGALQIFARSPSLVRADLCDWRLGLSQFATEDSLAEAFSQYGQVLEATIVTDKMTNRPKGFGFVKFASEEAANKAKEEMNGKVLNGRVIYVDIAKAKMNRTTDSSPRATGPPKPPDRC, from the exons atggcgatggcggcgctgcGTGAGGCCTCCCGCCGTCTGGTCTCCAGGAGGGAGTCCCCGGCGGCCTACGCGCGCCCCTTCCTCCTCACGCACTCCCGGGGCATCACCTACAGGCTCTTCATCGGAG CGCTGCAGATCTTTGCTCGCTCGCCGTCTCTCGTGCGTGCAGATCTGTGTGATTGGCGGCTCG GGCTGTCCCAATTCGCGACCGAGGATAGCCTGGCAGAAGCTTTCTCTCAGTATGGCCAGGTACTAGAAG CAACAATTGTCACCGATAAGATGACCAACAGACCAAAAGGATTCGGCTTTGTGAAATTTGCCTCCGAAGAAGCCGCCAATAAAGCAAAGGAAGAGATGAACGGCAAG GTATTGAACGGCCGAGTTATCTATGTCGACATTGCGAAGGCCAAAATGAATCGTACTACAGATTCCAGTCCAAGAGCGACAGGTCCTCCTAAGCCACCTGACCGCTGTTGA
- the LOC127769458 gene encoding small RNA-binding protein 11, chloroplastic isoform X2 — protein sequence MAMAALREASRRLVSRRESPAAYARPFLLTHSRGITYRLFIGGLSQFATEDSLAEAFSQYGQVLEATIVTDKMTNRPKGFGFVKFASEEAANKAKEEMNGKVLNGRVIYVDIAKAKMNRTTDSSPRATGPPKPPDRC from the exons atggcgatggcggcgctgcGTGAGGCCTCCCGCCGTCTGGTCTCCAGGAGGGAGTCCCCGGCGGCCTACGCGCGCCCCTTCCTCCTCACGCACTCCCGGGGCATCACCTACAGGCTCTTCATCGGAG GGCTGTCCCAATTCGCGACCGAGGATAGCCTGGCAGAAGCTTTCTCTCAGTATGGCCAGGTACTAGAAG CAACAATTGTCACCGATAAGATGACCAACAGACCAAAAGGATTCGGCTTTGTGAAATTTGCCTCCGAAGAAGCCGCCAATAAAGCAAAGGAAGAGATGAACGGCAAG GTATTGAACGGCCGAGTTATCTATGTCGACATTGCGAAGGCCAAAATGAATCGTACTACAGATTCCAGTCCAAGAGCGACAGGTCCTCCTAAGCCACCTGACCGCTGTTGA
- the LOC127769457 gene encoding probable F-box protein At2g36090, protein MVATTTIEDLHADVLARALRRLDGRSLAAASCATAGLRALAADPETWRTLCLAEWPSMAGHPRLLSVVPPRRLFADAFPFPRPDAGELGGGGGGPLPSELVSAVDVYYRGAPLLSRVVETPASSPWFLGSPFRVEAVECKKPAAEAALSPAELELSWVVVDPARGRAVNVSSRRAVAVDRHWYTGETLVRFAVVLGGCKFEATVTCSEGAGNISEVSLAVQDADGAAASGERSLRLLAAAMEEQRIGGGRERDEAKRRYDEFVKSRKGRKESKARREALIDLCCSAASAMAVLSFVAAVVLR, encoded by the coding sequence atggTGGCGACTACTACGATAGAGGACCTGCACGCCGACGTGCTGGCGCGCGCGCTGCGGCGGCTGGACGGGcggtcgctggcggcggcgagctgcgccACGGCGGGGCTCCGGGCGCTCGCCGCGGACCCGGAGACGTGGCGCACGCTCTGCCTCGCGGAGTGGCCGTCCATGGCGGGGCACCCGCGGCTGCTGTCCGTGGTCCCGCCGCGCCGGCTCTTCGCCGACGCGTTCCCGTTCCCGCGCCCGGACGCcggggagctcggcggcggcggcggaggtcccCTCCCGTCGGAGCTCGTCTCGGCGGTGGACGTCTACTACAGGGGGGCGCCCCTGCTCTCCCGTGTCGTGGAGAcgcccgcgtcgtcgccgtggtTCCTCGGCTCGCCGTTCCGGGTGGAGGCCGTGGAGTGCaagaagccggcggcggaggcggcgctgtcTCCGGCGGAGCTGGAGCTGAGCTGGGTGGTCGTCGACCCTGCCCGCGGCCGAGCGGTGAACGTGTCCAGCCGGCGCGCCGTGGCGGTGGACCGGCACTGGTACACCGGCGAGACGCTGGTGAGGTTCGCGGTGGTGCTGGGCGGGTGCAAGTTCGAGGCCACCGTGACCTGCTCCGAGGGGGCCGGCAACATCAGCGAGGTCAGCCTCGCCGTGCAggacgccgacggcgccgcggcgagcggcgagcgaagcctccgcctcctcgctgcGGCAATGGAGGAACAGAGGATAGGCGGGGGGAGAGAACGGGACGAGGCGAAGAGGAGGTACGACGAGTTCGTGAAGAgcaggaaggggaggaaggagagcaaGGCGCGACGCGAGGCGCTCATCGACCTGTGCTgctccgccgccagcgccaTGGCCGTGCTGagcttcgtcgccgccgtggtgcTCCGGTGA
- the LOC127769475 gene encoding photosystem I subunit O — MAASTVSGLAGATLARRPAFSTGFTTGARVSARNPLMTRNLERNGRITCMTFPRDWLRRDLNVIGFGLIGWIAPSSVPAINGNSLTGLFFSSISQELSHFPSPPALDSPFWLWLVTWHLGLFLALTFGQIGFKGRTEGYFDK, encoded by the exons atggccgcctccaccgtctccggcctcgccggcgccaccctcgcccgccggccggccttctccaccg GCTTCACGACGGGCGCCCGGGTGTCGGCGAGGAACCCGCTGATGACGAGGAACCTGGAGAGGAACGGCAGGATCACCTGCATGAC GTTTCCGCGGGACTGGCTTAGGAGGGACCTGAACGTGATCGGGTTCGGGCTGATCGGGTGGATCGCGCCGTCGAGCGTCCCGGCGATCAACGGCAACAGCCTCACGGGGCTCTTCTTCTCCAGCATCAGCCAGGAGCTCTCCcacttcccctcgccgccggcgctcgaCTCGCCGTTCTG GCTGTGGTTGGTGACGTGGCACCTTGGGCTGTTCCTGGCGCTCACCTTCGGCCAGATCGGGTTCAAGGGCAGGACCGAGGGCTACTTCGACAAGTGA
- the LOC127769390 gene encoding putative pentatricopeptide repeat-containing protein At5g37570, translating to MTTAALRPSPPVATLLGRCRTARCLAQLHARIVRLGLHNHHALLARFAAACDALSCPSVAASLLSVAVPVRLRNAVLASLARHAPLRDALAQFNLLRGGASRPDAFSFPPLLCACARASSLPTGASLHAAAIRLGVDADLFVRTALIQFYGRCGAAAAARALFDSLTNPSEVSWTAIVTAYVNSGDILTARELFDQIPHRNVVHWNAMVDGYVKCGDLEGARKLFDEMPERTPAAYTSLIGGYLNAGNMGAARTLFDKLEDRDLFAWSTMISGCAQNGYPGEALRIFNEFQKQEICPDELVIVGLMSACSQLGNITLARWIEGYIMIYPIDMNNVHVMAGLINMNAKCGNMERATLLFESMSVRDVFSYCSMMQGHCLHGSASKAVELFSQMLLEGITPDNAAFTVVLTACSHAGLVEEGKRYFDMMKNEYMIVPSGDHYACLVSLLGRFGMLRDAYELIKSMPGEPHPGAWGALLGGCKFHCDIELGKIAAKKLFEIEPENAGNYVSLSNIYANIDRWGNVSETRAEMTGRGITKIAGCTLVLQ from the coding sequence atgaccaccgccgccctccggcCATCCCCACCGGTCGCCACCCTCCTCGGCCGCTGCCGCACCGCGCGCTGCCTCGCCCAGCTCCACGCCCGCATCGTCCGCCTCGGCCTCCACAACCACCACGCGCTCCTcgcccgcttcgccgccgcctgcgacgCCCTCTCCTgcccctccgtcgccgcctccctcctctccgtcgCCGTCCCGGTACGCCTGCGGAACGCCGTgctcgcctccctcgcccgccACGCCCCGCTGCGGGACGCGCTCGCGCAGTTCAACCTCCTCCGCGGGGGCGCGTCCCGCCCGGACGccttctccttccctcccctcctctgcgcctgcgcgcgcgcctcctccctccccaccggcgCTTCCTTGCACGCCGCGGCCATCCGCCTCGGAGTCGATGCCGACCTCTTCGTCCGCACGGCGCTCATCCAGTTCTATGGGAGgtgcggcgccgctgccgccgcccgggcTCTGTTCGATTCACTGACAAACCCCAGCGAGGTCTCTTGGACGGCCATTGTCACTGCCTATGTCAACTCTGGTGATATTTTGACTGCCAGGGAGTTGTTCGACCAAATTCCACACCGAAATGTGGTGCATTGGAATGCCATGGTTGATGGGTATGTGAAGTGCGGTGACTTGGAGGGTGCAAGGAAGctgtttgatgaaatgcctGAGAGAACTCCTGCAGCGTACACATCATTGATTGGCGGGTATTTAAATGCAGGGAACATGGGAGCTGCGAGAACATTGTTTGATAAGCTAGAGGACCGTGATTTGTTCGCATGGTCAACAATGATATCAGGGTGTGCACAGAACGGTTACCCTGGAGAGGCTTTGAGGATTTTTAACGAGTTCCAAAAGCAAGAAATATGTCCAGATGAGCTTGTTATTGTTGGTTTGATGTCAGCATGCTCCCAACTTGGTAACATCACATTGGCAAGATGGATTGAAGGTTACATCATGATTTATCCAATAGACATGAACAATGTCCATGTGATGGCGGGTCTCATTAACATGAATGCAAAGTGTGGCAACATGGAGAGAGCTACTCTTTTGTTTGAATCTATGTCAGTTCGAGATGTTTTTTCATATTGTTCAATGATGCAAGGTCATTGCCTCCATGGTTCAGCTAGCAAGGCTGTAGAGCTTTTTTCTCAGATGCTCTTGGAGGGCATCACCCCAGATAACGCCGCGTTCACAGTTGTTTTGACAGCTTGCAGTCATGCTGGCCTAGTTGAAGAAGGGAAAAGGTACTTTGATATGATGAAGAATGAGTATATGATTGTACCATCTGGTGACCACTATGCTTGCCTTGTCAGTCTTCTCGGACGTTTTGGGATGCTGAGAGATGCATATGAGCTTATCAAGTCAATGCCTGGAGAACCTCATCCAGGAGCATGGGGTGCATTGCTGGGGGGATGCAAGTTTCATTGTGACATTGAGCTTGGAAAAATTGCTGCAAAGAAGCTCTTTGAAATTGAACCGGAAAATGCTGGAAATTATGTCTCGTTGTCAAACATTTATGCTAACATTGACCGATGGGGAAATGTTTCTGAAACTAGAGCTGAGATGACAGGAAGAGGGATAACGAAAATTGCAGGCTGTACCTTGGTTTTGCAGTAG